The DNA segment ATGTCCCGACTCAATCCCCGGCAGCAAGAAGCCGTGAACTACGTCGGCGGCCCTCTATTGGTGCTCGCCGGTGCTGGCTCCGGCAAGACCAGCGTGATCACCCGCAAGATCGCGCACCTGATCCAGAACTGCGGCATCCGTGCCCAGTACATCGTCGCCATGACCTTTACCAACAAGGCGGCGCGGGAAATGAAAGAGCGCGTCGGCACCCTGCTCAAGGGTGGCGAAGGCCGTGGCCTCACTGTGTGTACCTTCCACAACCTGGGGCTGAACATCATCCGCAAGGAGCATGTGCGGCTGGGCTACAAGCCGGGCTTCTCGATCTTCGACGAGACCGACGTCAAGGCCCTGATGACCGACATCATGCAGAAGGAATACGCGGGCGACGACGGGGTCGACGAGATCAAGAACATGATCGGCTCGTGGAAAAACGACCTGATCCTGCCGCCCGAGGCCCTGGAAAACGCGCGCAACCCCAAGGAACAGACTGCCGCCATCGTCTACACCCACTACCAACGCACGCTCAAGGCGTTCAACGCGGTGGACTTCGACGACCTGATCCTGCTGCCAGTGAAGCTGTTCCAGGAACACGCCGATATCCTCGAAAAGTGGCAGAACAAGGTGCGCTACCTGCTGGTGGACGAATACCAGGACACCAACGCCAGCCAATACCTGCTGGTGAAACTGCTGATCGGCACGCGCAACCAGTTCACCGTGGTCGGCGACGATGACCAGTCGATCTACGCCTGGCGCGGTGCGCGCCCGGAAAACCTGATGCTGCTCAAGGACGACTACCCGTCCCTGAAAGTGGTGATGCTGGAGCAGAACTACCGCTCCACCAGCCGCATCCTGCGTTGCGCCAACGTGCTGATCTCGAACAACCCCCACGAATTCGAAAAACAGCTGTGGAGCGAGATGGGCCACGGCGATGAGATTCGCGTGATCCGCTGCCGCAACGAAGACGCCGAAGCCGAACGCGTGGCCGTGGAAATCCTCAGCCTGCACCTGCGCACCGACCGGCCCTACAGCGACTTTGCGATCCTCTATCGCGGCAACTACCAGGCCAAGCTGATCGAGCTGAAGTTGCAGCACCATCAGGTGCCGTATCGTCTGTCCGGCGGCAACAGCTTTTTCGGACGCCAGGAAGTAAAGGATCTGATGGCCTACTTCCGGCTGATCGTGAACCCGGATGACGACAACGCCTTCCTGCGCGTGATCAACGTGCCGCGCCGGGAAATCGGCTCCACCACCCTGGAAAAACTCGGTAACTACGCCACCGAACGCAAGATCTCGATGTACGCCGCCACCGACGAAATCGGCCTGGGCGAACACCTGGACACGCGCTTCACCGATCGCCTGTCGCGCTTCAAGCGTTTTATGGACAGGGTGCGCGAGCAATGCGCCGGCGAAGACCCGATCAGCGCCCTGCGCAGCATGGTCATGGATATCGACTATGAAAACTGGCTGCGCACCAACAGCTCCAGCGACAAGGCCGCGGACTACCGCATGGGCAACGTCTGGTTTCTGATCGAGGCGCTGAAGAACACCCTGGAAAAAGACGAAGACGGCGAAATGACCGTCGAAGACGCCATCGGCAAGCTGGTGCTGCGCGACATGCTCGAGCGCCAGCAGGAAGAGGAAGACGGCGCCGAAGGTGTGCAAATGATGACCTTGCATGCGTCCAAGGGCCTGGAATTCCCCTACGTGTTCATCATGGGCATGGAAGAGGAAATCCTCCCACACCGCTCCAGTATCGAAGCCGACACCATCGAGGAAGAACGGCGCCTGGCCTACGTGGGCATTACCCGCGCACGTCAGACCCTGGCCTTCACCTTTGCGGCCAAGCGCAAGCAATACGGCGAAATCATCGACTGCGCCCCAAGCCGGTTCCTCGATGAGCTACCACCGGACGACCTGGCCTGGGAAGGCAACGACGACACCCCAACTGAAGTCAAGGCGGTACGCGGCAACACCGCCCTGGCGGATATACGCGCGATGCTAAAGCGCTAGAATCGACTACTTTTTAATCTACTTTCGGCGCCCCTTGCGCCACCAGAGGAAGCTTTTGTGGAAGCACTGCACAAGAAAATTCGCGAAGAAGGCATCGTGCTTTCCGACCAGGTACTCAAGGTCGACGCCTTTCTGAACCATCAGATCGACCCGGCGCTGATGAAACTGATCGGCGACGAATTCGCCGCGCTGTTCAAGGATTCGGGGATCACCAAGATCGTCACCATCGAAGCCTCAGGCATCGCGCCAGCGATCATGACCGGCCTGAACCTGGGCGTACCGGTGATCTTCGCCCGCAAGCAGCAGTCCCTGACCCTGACGGAAAACCTGCTGTCGGCGACGGTGTATTCCTTCACCAAGAAAGTCGAAAGCACCGTGGCAATCTCCCCACGCCACCTGACCAGCAGCGACCGCGTGCTGGTGATCGACGACTTCCTGGCCAACGGCAAGGCGTCCCAGGCGCTGATTTCGATCATCAAACAGGCCGGCGCCACCGTGGCGGGCCTGGGGATTGTGATCGAGAAGTCGTTCCAGGGTGGGCGTGCTGAGCTGGATGCCCAGGGTTACCGGGTTGAGTCGCTGGCGCGGGTCAAGTCCCTGGCCGGTGGCGTCGTGACCTTCATCGATTAATCCTGAGCGGGCACGCTTAAAAATGTGGGAGCGGGCTTGCTCGCGATAGCGGTCTGTCAGTCAACTCACGAGTGGCTGATCCATTGCTATCGCGAGCACGCCCGCTCCCACATTTGGTTTGTGGTGGCCGTTAGTGTGCGGTGGCCTTAAGGCCAGCAAGCAATAGGCGCTGATACAAATCCTCTTTAAACCCCTCCGGGTTATCCAGGCGCATCCGCACCAAGTGCTCGGGAAACGCCTCAGGCTCAGGCGCATCCAGCGCCGCTTTGCCCAACTCCAGAATCTCCGTCAGCTTGAATTTGCTCTTGAGCCAGTTCAACGCGCGCAACAAATCCCGTTCTTCATCGGTGAAGTCACTGCCCAGCGGGTACTCCGGGAACAGCCTTGAATGCCGTGCCTGCACCGCCTGCAAACGCTCCGGCGTGTTGTCGGCGAAGCGCGGGTCGAGCTGAAAGTCCTTGGGCAACTTGCCGGCTTTTTGCGCCTGCTCGATCAAGCCCGCCTGGAAGCGTGAGTCGGTGATATTGAGCAGCGCCTCGATCACCTTGGCGTCGGTCTGGCCACGCAGGTCGGCGATGCCGTATTCAGTGATGACAATATCGCGCAGGTGCCGGGGAATCGTGCAATGGCCATATTCCCAGACGATATTGGAGCTGACATCACCGCCCGCTTCACGCCAGCTGCGCAGGATCAGGATCGAGCGCGCGCCCTCCAGCGCATGGCCCTGGGCCACAAAGTTGTATTGCCCACCCACGCCACTGAGCACGCGGCCGTCTTCCAGTTGGTCGGCAACACCGGCGCCCAGCAACGTGACCATGATGGCGCTGTTGATAAACCGCGCATCCAGGCGCTGTAAACGCTTGAGTTCTTCCTGCCCGTACAGCTCGTTGATATAGCTGATGCGGGTCATGTTGAATTCCAGGCGCTTGGCGTGGGTCATTTCCTGCAAGCGCTGGTAAAAACTGCGGGGGCCGAGGAAGAAGCCACCGTGGATCGACACGCCATCCGGTTGTGCCGCGTCGTCCAGCAGACCCGCATTGGCCTGCTGCTGCGTCGCCACATCGGGGTACACCTTGCGCCGCACAATGCCGGCGTCGGCCAGCACCAGCAGGCCATTGACGAACATTTCGCTGCAGCCATAGAGGCCCCGGGCAAACGGCTCGACCCCGCCCTCGCGGCTGATCAGCGGCGCCCATTGGTACACATCCAGGTCGGTGAGCAACTGCCGGTAGCCTTCGTTATCGGCCTGACGCGCCAGCAATGCGGCAGTCAGGGCGTCGCCCATCGAACCGATACCGATCTGCAGGGTGCCGCCATCGCGTACCAGGGTACTGGCGTGCAAACCAATGAAGTGGTCCTGCAAACCCACTGGCATGTTCGGCGTGGAAAACAGCGTGGTGCGGTCTTTTTCGTCGATCAGGAAGTCGAACTGATCCATGCCCAGCTCGGCATCACCGGGCATGTAGGGCAAATCATCATGCACCTGGCCCACCACCAGGATGGTCTCGCCTGCCGCGCGGCGCTTGGCGATCATCGGTAACAGGTCGAGGGTGATATCGGGGTTGCAGCTCAGGCTCAGGCGATCCGGGTGCTCACTGCTGCTGGCCACCAACTGCGCGATCAGGTTCAGGCCGGCAGCGTTGATATCGCGGGCGGCATGGCTGTAGTTGCTGCTGACGTAATCCTGCTGGGCCGAGGTGCTATGCAGCAGGCTGCCGGGCTGCATAAAAAACTGCTGCACGTGAATATTGGCCGGCAGGCTGTCCTTGCGCAGGGCGGCGAGGAAGTCCAGCTCAGGATAATCGCCGAACACCCGCTCGATAAACGGCTCCAGAAAACGCTTCTGCAAGCCATCGCCCAACGGCGGGCGACCCAGGCTCAGCGCGGTGTAAATCGTCAGCGCCCGCTCAGGCAGCTTGGCGATGCGCCGGTACAAGGCATTGGCAAACAGATTCGCCTTGCCCAGGCCCAGCGGCATACCCATGTGGATATGCGCAGGCAAGCGCTCCAGTACGTCATCGACCGCTTGCTCGATTGAACACAACTGCACCATCCGACCCTCCTGACATTCCATGATTAGGGGTTGGACCGAGCTTGCCGGGTCTTTGCTGCAATGAACAGCCTTGGCCGCCAAATTGCGCCCACAAAAAAGCCGCTGGTCAGCGGCTTTTTGGCGAAGATCGGTTTATTTCAAACCAGACATCTTCTCGATCGCACCCTTGAGGTCAGCATCCGAGCAATCGGCGCAGGTTCCTTTAGGCGGCATGGCGTTGATACCGGTGATGGCCTTGGCCAGGATGCCATCAAGGCCGCCCTGGTGGTCGGCGCGCTCTTTCCAGGCAGCAGTGTCACCGATTTTCGGTGCGCCCAACAGGCCAGTGCTGTGGCAAGCAGTACAGTGTTTGGCGATGATCTCGTCCGGCGTTTTCGCGCCGCCGCCTGCTGTCACAGCGACTTCCATCCCCTTGCATTCTTCGCCCTGAATACAGACCTTCCCGACGGGTTCAAGACGCTTGGCAATATCATCATTGGTCGCAGCTTGAGCGCTGGCAGCCCAAAGGGCCAGTACGGTTGCTGGTACAGCCAGCATTTTCATAATTAGGTTCACGCGTTCACCCTCATGGTGGCTATTCACGCCTGCGGCCACGGTTTCGCAGGCGGCGAAAGTATAACGGTTAGGCCGCCTCACTGAAACAACCCTATTATCCAAGGGGGGATTCAGTATGGCGAAATACAACTACGGGCACCTCTGCAAGGTAGGCAGGGCGCCTCTTCGGTTAAAAGTTCGCGGGTGTGGCTGCGCTGATTAGTCGCGCCGGCACATCGAACGGATTGCGAAAACGGTGCGGCTTGGTGCTTTCAAAGTAGTAGCTATCGCCGGCTTCGAGCACAAAAGTTTCGACGCCCACGACCAATTCCAGACGACCTTCCAACAGAATCCCGGTTTCCTCGCCATCATGGGTCAGCATTTCCTCGCCCGTATCGGCGCCTGGCGGGTAGATTTCGTTGAGAAACGCAATCGCCCGGCTGGGATGCGCACGGCCCACCAGCTTCATGGTCACCGCACCATCGGAAATGTCGATCAGCTCATTGGCTTTATAGACGATCTGGGTCGGTTTTTCCTGGAGGATCTCCTCGGAAAAGAATTCGACCATCGACATGGGGATGCCGCCCAGCACCTTGCGCAAGGAGCTGATGGAAGGGCTGACACTGTTTTTCTCGATCATCGAAATGGTGCTGTTGGTGACGCCCGCACGTTTGGCGAGTTCACGCTGGGAAAGACCTTTCAGTTTACGGATGGATTGCAGTCGTTCGCCGACGTCCAATGCAGGAGCCTCCTAGGATTCAGGCTTTGTTGTAATTGAGCGTTATCATGGCGACAGCGTTCAGTATTTACAACACTTTGGTCTGAATCCCGCTGGACGTCTTCGGCGTCCGGCAGCTAGGCGCCGGAATAGAGCCGTGGCACTCGGCGCAGGTTGCAAAAAATCTGGTAGGGAATGGTGTCAGCGGCGGTCGCCACATCGCTGGCGAGGATGTTTTTGCCCCACAACTCGACGGTCGAGCCCAGGCCGGCCTCGGGCACATCGGTCAGGTCGACACACAGCATGTCCATCGACACCCGCCCCAGCAACTGGCTGCGCTGGCCGGCGACCAGCACCGGCGTACCGGTCGGCGCGTGGCGCGGATAACCATCGGCATAGCCCATGGCAACCACGCCGATACGCATCGGCTTGGGCGTCACGAACCGTGCGCCATAACCCACGGGCTCGCCCGCCGGCAGTTCGCGCACGCAGATGACTTTCGATTCCAGGGTCATCACCGGCTGCAAACGCGCGGCAACCGCCTGGTCTTCGCCAAAGGGCGTTGCGCCGTAGAGCATGATGCCGGGCCGCACCCAATCACTGGAGACGCCCGGCCAACCCATTACCGACGGCGAGTTGCGCAGGCTGACCTGGGCCGCCAGGCCCTGGCGCGCCGCATCGAATACCGCGACCTGCTCATCGCTGCTTGTGCAGTCCAGTTCATCGGCGCGAGCGAAGTGGCTCATCAACACGATCTTGGCCACTTTGCCACTGGCCAGCAGGCGCTGGTAGGCGTCGTGATAATCCTTGGGATGCAAACCAACCCGGTGCATGCCCGAATCCAGCTTCAACCACACCGTCAGCGGCTTGCTCAGGCGCGCCTGTTCAATCGCCTCCAGTTGCCACAGCGAATGCACCACGCACCACAAGTCATGCTCAATGATCAGCGGCAGTTCGTCGGCCTCGAAGAACCCTTCGAGCAACAACATCGGCCCACGAATTGCGGCGGCGCGCAGCTCCAGCGCCTCCTCGATACAGGCCACGGCAAAACCGTCGGCCTGGTCTTCCAGGGCCTGGGCCACGCGCACGGCACCATGGCCATAGGCGTCGGCCTTGATCACGGCAAGGGCCTTGGCCCCGGTCAGTTCGCGGGCCAATTGGTAGTTGTGGCGCAGGGCTTGTAGGTCGATCAGGGCACGGGCAGGACGCATGGCGGCAGGCTTCTAGGCGGC comes from the Pseudomonas shahriarae genome and includes:
- the alr gene encoding alanine racemase, giving the protein MRPARALIDLQALRHNYQLARELTGAKALAVIKADAYGHGAVRVAQALEDQADGFAVACIEEALELRAAAIRGPMLLLEGFFEADELPLIIEHDLWCVVHSLWQLEAIEQARLSKPLTVWLKLDSGMHRVGLHPKDYHDAYQRLLASGKVAKIVLMSHFARADELDCTSSDEQVAVFDAARQGLAAQVSLRNSPSVMGWPGVSSDWVRPGIMLYGATPFGEDQAVAARLQPVMTLESKVICVRELPAGEPVGYGARFVTPKPMRIGVVAMGYADGYPRHAPTGTPVLVAGQRSQLLGRVSMDMLCVDLTDVPEAGLGSTVELWGKNILASDVATAADTIPYQIFCNLRRVPRLYSGA
- a CDS encoding c-type cytochrome — encoded protein: MKMLAVPATVLALWAASAQAATNDDIAKRLEPVGKVCIQGEECKGMEVAVTAGGGAKTPDEIIAKHCTACHSTGLLGAPKIGDTAAWKERADHQGGLDGILAKAITGINAMPPKGTCADCSDADLKGAIEKMSGLK
- the rep gene encoding DNA helicase Rep, which codes for MSRLNPRQQEAVNYVGGPLLVLAGAGSGKTSVITRKIAHLIQNCGIRAQYIVAMTFTNKAAREMKERVGTLLKGGEGRGLTVCTFHNLGLNIIRKEHVRLGYKPGFSIFDETDVKALMTDIMQKEYAGDDGVDEIKNMIGSWKNDLILPPEALENARNPKEQTAAIVYTHYQRTLKAFNAVDFDDLILLPVKLFQEHADILEKWQNKVRYLLVDEYQDTNASQYLLVKLLIGTRNQFTVVGDDDQSIYAWRGARPENLMLLKDDYPSLKVVMLEQNYRSTSRILRCANVLISNNPHEFEKQLWSEMGHGDEIRVIRCRNEDAEAERVAVEILSLHLRTDRPYSDFAILYRGNYQAKLIELKLQHHQVPYRLSGGNSFFGRQEVKDLMAYFRLIVNPDDDNAFLRVINVPRREIGSTTLEKLGNYATERKISMYAATDEIGLGEHLDTRFTDRLSRFKRFMDRVREQCAGEDPISALRSMVMDIDYENWLRTNSSSDKAADYRMGNVWFLIEALKNTLEKDEDGEMTVEDAIGKLVLRDMLERQQEEEDGAEGVQMMTLHASKGLEFPYVFIMGMEEEILPHRSSIEADTIEEERRLAYVGITRARQTLAFTFAAKRKQYGEIIDCAPSRFLDELPPDDLAWEGNDDTPTEVKAVRGNTALADIRAMLKR
- a CDS encoding cupin domain-containing protein encodes the protein MDVGERLQSIRKLKGLSQRELAKRAGVTNSTISMIEKNSVSPSISSLRKVLGGIPMSMVEFFSEEILQEKPTQIVYKANELIDISDGAVTMKLVGRAHPSRAIAFLNEIYPPGADTGEEMLTHDGEETGILLEGRLELVVGVETFVLEAGDSYYFESTKPHRFRNPFDVPARLISAATPANF
- a CDS encoding xanthine phosphoribosyltransferase — translated: MEALHKKIREEGIVLSDQVLKVDAFLNHQIDPALMKLIGDEFAALFKDSGITKIVTIEASGIAPAIMTGLNLGVPVIFARKQQSLTLTENLLSATVYSFTKKVESTVAISPRHLTSSDRVLVIDDFLANGKASQALISIIKQAGATVAGLGIVIEKSFQGGRAELDAQGYRVESLARVKSLAGGVVTFID
- a CDS encoding acetyl-CoA hydrolase/transferase C-terminal domain-containing protein, with amino-acid sequence MVQLCSIEQAVDDVLERLPAHIHMGMPLGLGKANLFANALYRRIAKLPERALTIYTALSLGRPPLGDGLQKRFLEPFIERVFGDYPELDFLAALRKDSLPANIHVQQFFMQPGSLLHSTSAQQDYVSSNYSHAARDINAAGLNLIAQLVASSSEHPDRLSLSCNPDITLDLLPMIAKRRAAGETILVVGQVHDDLPYMPGDAELGMDQFDFLIDEKDRTTLFSTPNMPVGLQDHFIGLHASTLVRDGGTLQIGIGSMGDALTAALLARQADNEGYRQLLTDLDVYQWAPLISREGGVEPFARGLYGCSEMFVNGLLVLADAGIVRRKVYPDVATQQQANAGLLDDAAQPDGVSIHGGFFLGPRSFYQRLQEMTHAKRLEFNMTRISYINELYGQEELKRLQRLDARFINSAIMVTLLGAGVADQLEDGRVLSGVGGQYNFVAQGHALEGARSILILRSWREAGGDVSSNIVWEYGHCTIPRHLRDIVITEYGIADLRGQTDAKVIEALLNITDSRFQAGLIEQAQKAGKLPKDFQLDPRFADNTPERLQAVQARHSRLFPEYPLGSDFTDEERDLLRALNWLKSKFKLTEILELGKAALDAPEPEAFPEHLVRMRLDNPEGFKEDLYQRLLLAGLKATAH